A genomic stretch from Alosa sapidissima isolate fAloSap1 chromosome 3, fAloSap1.pri, whole genome shotgun sequence includes:
- the LOC121705545 gene encoding uncharacterized protein LOC121705545, with protein MCVVCPPVSLSQPNISVSAPEGELVLGPHGPEVPWGQSFSIVCSTKPQYQGGSFHLISDRSAEIWTELAVNHSASFDFPEAEFFHEGNYSCLYEVTLSTRLFTSLRTDELHVTIKALTWMEWSRHMASAHPSVIYGATLGLMLLAIVLCSVLLLKKKKTQHIYAINDEYWPMTSFEVLKSAEPVKTEQIPSQLEEEVEFAS; from the exons ATGTGTGTTGTATGTCCTCCAGTGTCCCTGTCACAGCCCaacatctctgtcagtgccCCAGAGGGAGAGCTGGTCTTGGGGCCCCATGGCCCAGAGGTCCCCTGGGGCCAAAGCTTCTCCATCGTCTGCTCCACCAAGCCACAGTACCAAGGAGGCTCTTTCCACCTCATCTCGGACAGGTCAGCTGAGATCTGGACTGAGCTGGCGGTCAATCACTCTGCCTCTTTTGACTTTCCTGAAGCAGAGTTTTTCCATGAAGGGAACTACAGCTGCTTATACGAGGTCACTTTGTCCACACGTCTGTTCACCTCATTAAGAACAGATGAGCTTCATGTGACGATAAAAG CTCTGACATGGATGGAGTGGTCTCGTCATATGGCATCTGCACATCCCTCTGTGATCTATGGGGCAACACTTGGCCTGATGCTCCTTGCCATAGTCCTGTGCTCAGTGTTGCTGTTGAAGAAAAAGAAGACTCAGCATATATATGCGATCAATGATGAGTACT GGCCTATGACTTCATTTGAAGTACTAAAATCAGCAGAGCCAGTGAAGACAGAGCAGATACCATCTCAGCTGGAGGAAGAAGTTGAATTTGCATCGTAA